A stretch of Lacipirellulaceae bacterium DNA encodes these proteins:
- a CDS encoding sulfite exporter TauE/SafE family protein → MTAVFIGALVIGLTLGLLGSGGSAITVPVLVYLVGHQPKQSIAESMAIVGIISIVAAIPYAKSSQVDWRSVLYFGLPGMVGTFIGAWLGGLATEPIQLIVFGAVLLAAAYAMLRDPKPRTSATSHSEISTPNPSPIGKIALEGTTVGIVTGFVGVGGGFLIVPALVIFGNLPIRLAIGTSLVIIGMKGLIGFAKYQHYLMAHDLSVDTQTILIFVLIGVAGSAIGKILNTRMNQKTLKTGFGMFLVAIGCFVIINEGSQLIASEDYQSAVESFKIRSVITNTLLTAT, encoded by the coding sequence ATGACAGCGGTATTCATCGGAGCACTGGTAATCGGGCTGACACTTGGACTGCTAGGATCGGGTGGGTCCGCAATAACCGTTCCGGTATTGGTCTACCTTGTCGGACACCAACCGAAACAGTCCATCGCTGAATCAATGGCAATTGTCGGAATCATCTCGATCGTGGCTGCGATACCGTACGCCAAATCAAGTCAAGTTGATTGGAGGAGTGTTCTCTACTTCGGACTGCCTGGGATGGTGGGAACCTTTATTGGTGCGTGGCTAGGTGGCCTCGCTACGGAGCCGATTCAATTGATCGTATTCGGAGCTGTTTTGCTCGCGGCCGCCTACGCCATGCTGCGAGATCCCAAGCCACGCACATCAGCTACCTCTCATAGCGAGATATCAACTCCAAATCCTTCACCAATCGGGAAGATTGCTCTCGAAGGCACAACCGTTGGCATCGTGACGGGGTTTGTTGGAGTCGGGGGAGGTTTCCTGATTGTCCCCGCACTGGTTATCTTCGGAAACTTGCCGATACGATTAGCCATTGGCACTAGCCTTGTGATTATTGGCATGAAGGGGTTAATTGGCTTCGCAAAGTACCAGCACTACCTTATGGCTCATGACCTGTCGGTCGACACTCAGACCATTCTCATATTCGTATTGATTGGTGTTGCGGGCAGTGCAATCGGCAAAATATTGAACACTCGCATGAATCAGAAGACACTGAAAACGGGCTTTGGTATGTTTCTCGTGGCGATTGGGTGCTTCGTTATTATCAACGAAGGCAGCCAGCTAATCGCTTCGGAAGATTATCAATCGGCTGTAGAGTCCTTCAAGATTCGAAGTGTGATTACAAATACACTGCTCACTGCAACCTAA
- a CDS encoding rhodanese-like domain-containing protein produces the protein MLLKYFYDTSLAHASYMVGCQRAKVAIVIDPGRDIEQYLDMAERENLNLIAAVETHIHADFVSGARELADRINAKVYLSDEGPEEWKYQFTDQYDHQLLTGGDTFMIGNIKFDVLHTPGHTPESLSLLLTDQGGGADQPMGIFTGDFVFVGSIGRPDLLEEAAGIANTAEPGARDLFRSAQKFKQLPDYLQVWPAHGAGSACGKGLGAIPSSTVGYEKMYNPALQFTDEEKFVQYILADQPEAPKYFALMKRVNKEGPDVIGNSDLPKSQPTKELTAISEIATVIDLSPSAQFAEGHVPGSINIPTSMLAGWAGWVVDYSKPTYLIATKRQLPEATRILRKIGLDDIRGYFDREKVCEAGLACERMQRKTPEELAERIKTGEATLLDVRSDEEWKLGHISCAKHHFLGRLPDELESLPNSKPFITQCRSSARSAIAASILQAAGVAVIDMSGGIDEWQDAGLPVSTAEELIPCDA, from the coding sequence ATGTTGCTCAAGTATTTCTACGACACGTCTCTAGCGCACGCTTCCTACATGGTCGGCTGCCAACGTGCGAAAGTGGCCATAGTGATCGATCCAGGTCGTGACATAGAACAATATCTGGATATGGCCGAACGCGAAAATCTCAACTTAATCGCAGCAGTTGAAACTCACATACATGCGGACTTCGTCTCTGGAGCACGAGAACTTGCCGATAGAATCAACGCGAAAGTTTATCTCTCCGACGAAGGGCCTGAGGAGTGGAAGTATCAATTTACTGATCAGTATGATCATCAGCTACTAACAGGTGGCGACACATTCATGATTGGCAATATTAAATTCGATGTTCTCCATACGCCTGGACACACGCCCGAAAGTCTCTCATTACTGCTGACCGACCAAGGTGGAGGAGCAGACCAGCCTATGGGAATCTTCACAGGAGACTTTGTGTTCGTCGGTTCGATAGGTCGCCCTGATTTACTGGAAGAAGCGGCTGGAATAGCGAACACTGCCGAACCTGGCGCCCGGGACCTCTTCCGATCTGCCCAGAAATTCAAGCAATTACCCGACTACCTGCAAGTATGGCCTGCTCATGGTGCCGGTAGTGCATGCGGCAAAGGGCTAGGTGCCATTCCTTCTTCGACTGTCGGATACGAAAAAATGTACAACCCGGCACTTCAGTTTACTGATGAGGAAAAGTTTGTTCAGTACATCCTGGCCGATCAGCCAGAGGCTCCTAAGTACTTTGCGCTCATGAAACGTGTCAACAAAGAAGGTCCAGACGTGATCGGTAACTCGGACTTACCCAAGTCCCAACCGACCAAAGAGTTAACTGCTATCTCGGAAATAGCAACGGTGATTGACCTGTCTCCGTCAGCTCAATTTGCCGAAGGCCATGTTCCTGGCTCAATAAACATACCGACTTCGATGCTGGCAGGTTGGGCCGGCTGGGTCGTAGATTATTCCAAGCCCACCTACTTGATTGCGACGAAGAGGCAACTGCCCGAAGCAACTCGGATACTTCGTAAGATCGGCCTCGACGATATCAGAGGCTATTTCGACCGTGAAAAGGTCTGTGAAGCAGGACTAGCCTGTGAGCGAATGCAGCGTAAAACACCAGAAGAATTAGCAGAACGAATTAAGACTGGCGAAGCCACGTTACTAGACGTACGCTCCGATGAGGAATGGAAACTGGGCCATATCTCTTGTGCCAAGCATCACTTCTTAGGACGTTTGCCCGATGAGCTAGAATCGCTGCCTAACTCGAAACCGTTTATTACTCAGTGCCGCAGTTCCGCTCGTTCGGCTATCGCTGCGAGCATCCTGCAAGCGGCTGGTGTGGCTGTTATCGACATGAGCGGTGGAATCGACGAGTGGCAAGACGCGGGCTTGCCCGTGAGTACCGCTGAGGAACTTATCCCTTGTGATGCTTAG
- a CDS encoding YeeE/YedE thiosulfate transporter family protein, with translation MDWIMEPWPWWFSGILIGLTVPLLYLLAGKAFGISTSLQQAGAMCFPNSKLEYLRKHDRKGNLWTIVFAVGIGLGAFVATRFLSNTPVEFLPASFSSPAGSIKLLLGGFLIGFGTRYAGGCTSGHSITGIANLNWPSLVATTFFFVGGLAVTWGFGHLIFE, from the coding sequence ATGGACTGGATTATGGAACCTTGGCCTTGGTGGTTTTCGGGCATTCTCATTGGATTAACCGTACCATTGCTCTACTTGTTAGCAGGGAAGGCCTTCGGAATATCAACAAGCCTGCAGCAAGCCGGAGCAATGTGCTTTCCGAACAGTAAGTTGGAATACCTTCGCAAGCATGATCGCAAGGGAAACCTTTGGACGATTGTATTCGCTGTTGGCATTGGTTTAGGTGCCTTTGTCGCGACGCGATTTCTGTCAAACACACCCGTTGAGTTTCTCCCTGCATCGTTTAGCAGTCCCGCGGGAAGTATCAAACTGTTGCTCGGCGGGTTTCTCATAGGGTTTGGAACACGATACGCCGGTGGTTGCACGTCTGGGCATTCAATCACGGGAATTGCAAATCTTAATTGGCCTAGTCTCGTCGCAACCACTTTCTTCTTTGTAGGTGGATTAGCGGTGACGTGGGGGTTCGGCCATTTGATCTTCGAATAA
- a CDS encoding YeeE/YedE thiosulfate transporter family protein, translating into MKETTKPVVSPGMSAGSYLSVLLIGSYLGALFVKSEVANWQRIHDMFLFREAHMYLIISVAILVAAISMFIIKRLGIKSIEGKPIIYKPKPFHTGVVIGGMLFGAGWSITGACPGPIYAQIGAGEWMALLTLIGAMLGMFAYAYLKPRLP; encoded by the coding sequence ATGAAAGAAACAACAAAGCCTGTAGTGAGTCCAGGAATGTCTGCTGGTAGCTACCTCAGCGTGCTATTGATTGGAAGCTACCTAGGTGCGCTTTTCGTCAAATCCGAAGTGGCCAATTGGCAGAGAATACATGATATGTTTCTCTTCCGCGAAGCGCACATGTACCTCATTATCAGCGTCGCAATACTTGTGGCAGCGATCTCAATGTTCATCATTAAACGTTTGGGGATTAAAAGCATCGAAGGGAAGCCAATTATCTACAAGCCAAAACCATTTCACACTGGAGTTGTGATAGGAGGGATGCTATTCGGAGCAGGCTGGTCAATCACAGGTGCCTGCCCCGGTCCGATTTATGCCCAGATCGGAGCAGGAGAGTGGATGGCTTTGCTAACTCTGATAGGAGCAATGCTAGGTATGTTCGCCTATGCTTATTTGAAACCAAGGCTCCCGTGA
- a CDS encoding biotin--[acetyl-CoA-carboxylase] ligase: protein MSITDPICQGELESLLEDTFLQSVFHYDETDSTNTRAIELLASGDSMKSPCLIYAESQIAGRGRGANRWWSASGSLTFSLVVEFPNKALSAERKALLPLLTGKAILRTGESLLPNADFALKWPNDVYLAGRKLAGVLIEVPSHSAGQAVIGIGLNVNNSFSEAPEELSATSISLSDKSGVQHRRIQILRTLLLEFEALLNSLRAGEEILDDWPAYCLLTARRVTLVTGSTEIVGTCRGIDKAGALLLETETGLQPFFSGEVRSWN, encoded by the coding sequence TTGAGCATTACCGATCCTATCTGCCAAGGCGAACTCGAATCGCTGCTGGAGGATACGTTTCTCCAAAGTGTGTTTCACTATGACGAAACCGATTCGACGAACACACGAGCCATCGAGCTTCTAGCATCTGGTGATTCCATGAAATCACCTTGCTTGATCTATGCCGAATCTCAGATCGCAGGGCGAGGGCGGGGTGCGAACCGGTGGTGGTCTGCCAGCGGTAGTCTCACTTTTTCGCTCGTCGTCGAATTCCCGAACAAGGCTTTGTCTGCGGAGCGGAAAGCATTGCTTCCGTTACTAACCGGGAAGGCCATCCTCCGTACTGGTGAGTCACTTCTGCCAAACGCTGATTTCGCGCTTAAGTGGCCCAACGACGTTTATCTGGCGGGACGAAAGTTGGCTGGGGTGCTTATCGAAGTTCCGTCTCATTCCGCCGGTCAGGCAGTGATTGGCATTGGCTTGAATGTCAATAACTCATTCTCGGAGGCTCCCGAGGAGCTGTCGGCAACCAGTATTTCGCTGTCCGACAAGTCGGGTGTTCAGCATCGTCGAATTCAAATTCTACGGACCTTATTACTTGAGTTTGAAGCTCTGTTGAACTCATTAAGAGCGGGTGAAGAGATTCTTGACGATTGGCCCGCCTACTGTTTACTTACCGCTAGGCGAGTGACCTTAGTTACTGGCTCGACAGAGATTGTAGGGACCTGCCGTGGCATCGACAAAGCTGGAGCCCTGCTCCTAGAAACAGAGACCGGACTGCAACCCTTCTTCAGTGGAGAGGTCCGTTCTTGGAACTGA
- a CDS encoding pyruvate carboxylase, translated as MKPIKKLLAANRSEIAIRVFRSATELGINTVAVYAHEDRYALHRFKADEAYQIGEPGEPIKSYLNIPALIELCLDHDVDAIHPGYGFLSENPDLAKACQENGIIFVGPTLDTLQNLGDKTSARKIAKAAKVPVLSGTDSAITDADAGREQANSLGYPVILKASHGGGGRGMRIVRSEGEFNSAFEQASRESLSAFGSSEVFVEKFIENARHIEIQLLGDTHGNLVHLFERDCSVQRRHQKVVEIAPAPNLLPDVRQALCDAAIAIGRQVGYQNAGTVEFLVDADTNKFYFIEVNPRVQVEHTVTEEVTGVDIVKSQILIAQGLPLADEAIGLASQESIKTNGFALQCRITTEDPANNFMPDYGRVVHYRSPGGAGVRLDAGSAYSGAVVNPFYDSMLVKLSVRGRKFSDAIQRAKRCLLEFRIRGVKTNIPFLVKLLEHATFVQGDCTTRFIDQTPELFEFPAQKNRATKLLRFLGDVIVNGNELVKGRAASTRRDPAPIPHFDTASPVPTGTRDKLKELGPEKFAQWVKEQKRLFITDTTFRDAHQSLHATRFRTHDLLNIAESYSKLAPDLFSLEMWGGATFDTSMRFLKEDPWQRLADIRSKVPNILLQMLLRASNAVGYTNYPDNVVKAFVKETADAGLDVFRVFDALNWTPNMKVAMDAVLETGAICEASICYTGDILNPQRTKYDLKYYVELAKELENMGAHILAIKDMAGLCKPDATALLVKTLKQEVGIPIHFHTHDTSGIQAAAILKGAEVDLDIADAAMAPMSGNTSQPNLNTILASLEFTDRNTGLNQQALDEIAEYWRCTREFYAPFETTVLPSTADLYNHEMPGGQYTNLFAQAQALGLADRWSEVCRTYADCNQLLGDIVKVTPTSKAVGDLALFLVANDFTTETVLDETRDFAFPQSVIDLVGGMMGQPPGGFDPNLVKRVLQQQKPVVGRPGESLPPADFAAAGEEIAKFLGREPTQREIVTYLLYPKVYKDYAEHHRNYGNVSCIPTPYFFFGQVPGEEFTVVIEEGKTLIVKFLTADGGNADGYRKVFFELNGQPRDVSVLDKSLGSGVASRTKADADNLKHVGTAMPGMVVTVAVKAGNKITKGQKLITLEAMKMETTINAEVDATVAKVHVSPGIQVEAGDLMIELE; from the coding sequence ATGAAACCGATCAAAAAACTGCTTGCTGCCAACCGAAGTGAAATCGCCATTCGGGTGTTTCGTAGCGCGACGGAACTTGGGATTAACACAGTTGCCGTTTATGCACACGAAGATCGTTATGCACTGCATCGGTTCAAGGCCGATGAGGCCTATCAGATTGGTGAACCGGGGGAGCCGATCAAATCATACCTGAACATTCCCGCCTTGATCGAGTTGTGCCTCGACCACGATGTCGACGCCATCCATCCGGGGTACGGCTTTCTCTCTGAGAATCCTGACTTGGCGAAAGCTTGTCAGGAAAATGGCATCATCTTTGTTGGACCAACGCTCGACACGCTTCAAAACCTTGGTGATAAAACGTCTGCTCGGAAGATTGCCAAAGCCGCTAAAGTCCCGGTGCTGAGTGGAACTGACTCAGCGATTACCGATGCTGACGCCGGTCGCGAGCAGGCGAACTCGCTTGGGTATCCTGTGATTTTGAAAGCATCTCATGGTGGCGGTGGTCGCGGGATGCGGATCGTTCGCAGCGAAGGCGAATTCAACTCCGCATTCGAGCAAGCGTCGCGCGAGTCGCTGTCTGCGTTCGGAAGTTCCGAGGTGTTTGTTGAAAAGTTCATTGAGAATGCTCGGCACATTGAAATTCAACTGCTCGGTGACACACATGGAAATCTTGTTCACTTGTTTGAACGTGATTGCTCCGTGCAGCGGCGACATCAGAAGGTTGTTGAGATCGCTCCCGCACCGAACCTCCTTCCAGACGTTCGCCAAGCTCTGTGCGATGCTGCGATCGCAATCGGCCGGCAGGTTGGTTACCAGAACGCTGGCACCGTTGAGTTTCTAGTCGATGCGGATACGAACAAGTTTTACTTCATCGAGGTGAATCCTCGCGTTCAGGTGGAACACACGGTCACCGAGGAGGTCACCGGCGTTGACATCGTGAAGTCCCAGATCTTGATCGCCCAAGGTCTACCGCTGGCCGACGAGGCGATCGGACTCGCCAGTCAAGAATCGATCAAGACCAACGGCTTTGCACTCCAATGCCGCATAACGACTGAAGATCCTGCGAACAACTTCATGCCCGATTACGGGCGGGTCGTACATTACCGTTCTCCTGGTGGAGCAGGCGTTCGATTGGATGCAGGGTCTGCTTACTCGGGAGCGGTTGTTAATCCCTTCTATGACTCGATGCTTGTGAAGCTTTCCGTACGTGGGCGAAAGTTTTCTGACGCAATCCAGCGTGCGAAGCGTTGCTTGTTAGAATTCCGAATTCGTGGCGTGAAGACCAACATCCCGTTTTTGGTAAAGCTTCTGGAACACGCAACTTTTGTTCAGGGTGATTGTACGACTCGCTTTATTGACCAAACCCCAGAGCTGTTTGAGTTTCCAGCCCAAAAAAATCGTGCTACGAAGCTCCTGAGGTTTCTCGGTGATGTGATTGTCAACGGGAACGAATTGGTGAAAGGGCGGGCGGCTTCTACGCGTCGAGATCCGGCCCCGATTCCGCACTTTGACACGGCATCTCCCGTGCCGACCGGGACACGAGACAAACTCAAGGAACTCGGCCCGGAGAAATTTGCGCAATGGGTGAAAGAGCAAAAGCGACTATTCATCACGGACACGACCTTCCGCGACGCGCACCAGTCGCTGCATGCGACCCGGTTCCGAACGCACGACTTGCTCAACATCGCCGAGTCGTATTCCAAGCTTGCTCCTGATTTGTTCTCACTAGAAATGTGGGGCGGTGCGACCTTCGATACGTCGATGCGATTCTTGAAAGAAGACCCGTGGCAAAGACTGGCAGACATTCGTTCAAAAGTTCCAAACATCTTGCTGCAAATGTTGCTGCGAGCATCGAACGCTGTTGGTTATACGAACTACCCCGACAACGTTGTCAAAGCGTTTGTCAAGGAAACGGCTGATGCCGGGCTGGATGTTTTCCGGGTTTTCGATGCACTCAACTGGACGCCAAATATGAAGGTGGCTATGGACGCGGTGCTTGAAACCGGGGCCATCTGTGAAGCGTCCATTTGTTACACCGGTGATATTCTTAATCCCCAGCGCACTAAGTACGACTTGAAATACTATGTCGAGCTTGCCAAAGAACTGGAGAACATGGGCGCTCACATTCTGGCGATCAAGGACATGGCCGGACTGTGCAAACCCGACGCTACGGCGTTGCTAGTCAAAACTCTCAAGCAGGAAGTCGGAATCCCCATTCATTTCCACACCCACGATACGTCGGGTATCCAAGCGGCTGCAATTCTCAAGGGTGCTGAAGTCGATCTTGATATTGCAGACGCGGCGATGGCTCCAATGTCGGGCAATACGTCGCAGCCGAATTTGAATACGATTCTCGCTTCGCTGGAATTCACTGACCGGAACACGGGACTCAATCAGCAAGCGCTGGATGAGATTGCCGAATACTGGCGGTGTACTCGCGAGTTTTACGCGCCGTTCGAAACAACCGTTTTGCCCTCGACGGCAGATCTCTACAACCACGAGATGCCCGGCGGTCAGTACACAAACCTGTTTGCTCAGGCACAAGCCCTCGGCCTAGCCGATCGTTGGTCGGAGGTTTGCAGGACCTATGCCGACTGCAATCAACTGTTAGGGGACATCGTCAAAGTGACGCCGACGTCCAAAGCAGTAGGGGACTTGGCTTTGTTCCTGGTGGCGAACGATTTCACTACCGAAACCGTGCTCGACGAGACCCGCGATTTTGCATTTCCACAATCAGTGATCGACCTCGTCGGCGGCATGATGGGCCAACCGCCGGGCGGCTTCGATCCGAATTTAGTGAAACGCGTCCTGCAACAGCAGAAGCCTGTCGTCGGTCGACCAGGAGAATCGCTTCCCCCGGCCGACTTCGCAGCCGCTGGTGAGGAGATCGCCAAATTCCTCGGCCGCGAACCGACCCAGCGTGAGATCGTAACCTATTTGCTCTACCCCAAGGTCTACAAAGACTACGCTGAGCACCATAGAAACTACGGTAACGTTAGCTGCATTCCGACACCTTATTTTTTCTTCGGCCAGGTGCCAGGTGAAGAGTTTACAGTCGTGATTGAAGAAGGCAAAACGCTTATCGTCAAGTTCCTGACCGCTGATGGAGGCAATGCCGATGGTTACCGGAAGGTCTTCTTTGAATTAAACGGACAACCGCGCGACGTTTCGGTGCTTGATAAATCTCTTGGCAGCGGCGTGGCTTCGCGTACAAAAGCCGATGCCGATAACCTAAAGCACGTTGGAACAGCGATGCCAGGAATGGTGGTCACGGTTGCCGTCAAGGCAGGGAATAAGATCACGAAGGGCCAGAAACTGATCACGCTAGAAGCGATGAAGATGGAGACAACCATCAACGCGGAAGTCGACGCGACCGTTGCCAAGGTCCATGTTTCCCCAGGCATTCAGGTCGAAGCGGGCGACCTGATGATCGAATTGGAATAG